In Pelmatolapia mariae isolate MD_Pm_ZW linkage group LG2, Pm_UMD_F_2, whole genome shotgun sequence, one DNA window encodes the following:
- the hdx gene encoding highly divergent homeobox, with product MAAPFPSSSRMDAWPQRRGLQTMNLRSVFTAEQQRILERYYENGMTNQSKSCFQLILQCAQEAKLDFSVVRTWVGNKRRKLASKVPQNGGVSHSLSSHGLAGAMLSNHTLAGGALSNHSLAVGALLPADMTAARSIQNRVHLLPPSSSFPSVSSTPSPPSSSSPLSSGSNNNNDVILTGIYSLNSGPQSRPRAAAPPPQSDSDLSAHTSSSLMNQVLQIRNSSSSSSPVHSKLVSLSQNLPSLTSASGPLVYTAVRKGALSLGEGGVSAGAGVVPHSWTRQYGTAQIRPWSSSSQSQAQLQPRPHSNPQPQPPAPQKTRVSLPVHNAGPSSDQTPRIQQVFTLSEKGNRDRLRPGPTSARKSQETHRPAPLDNSHNFSIAMETGDEEDEWQREEELANMAAQTHNHREQTSASPIGAEASVVRGNHTPPMTSSRPALLQGSYSLTAQTSLTGESSSQTAVGVSAAPWVISNSRKRTLQDRTQFSDGDLIQLKRYWDRGMTSLGSVCREKISAAANQLNVDTEIVKTWISNRRRKYRLMGIEIPPPKGGPAVFTTSSPGNQSPVSLSPNEERLRTPEIGDDMNDGGSVCLSEDGTIDSQHRDGEDGNDLSNAAPMANNVKIEVIDEDEEADEDELVASDLEQMQNLLEFKHEEVQFLENELENQKQKYQELASFTKSLLSAVRNNDLERQQELMASLPQPSDQEWDMTVDRGAQSPAESADESSNHSNPQAAGASCRDPQLAQANEVPLVTMIKDDTDVTEPSASEEQMQEAEPE from the exons ACATGGGTTGGCAACAAAAGGCGTAAGCTCGCCTCCAAGGTTCCCCAGAATGGAGGGGTGTCTCATTCCTTATCTAGTCATGGACTAGCTGGGGCAATGCTCTCCAATCACACATTAGCCGGAGGTGCTTTGTCCAATCACAGCCTAGCAGTAGGAGCGCTGCTTCCTGCTGACATGACTGCAGCGCGGAGCATCCAGAACCGCGTGCACCTTCTCCCTCCATCCTCGTCCTTCCCTTCTGTCTCGTCGACACCTTCCCCGCCCTCATCTTCCTCACCCCTAAGCAGtggaagcaacaacaacaatgatGTAATACTAACAGGGATCTACTCTCTGAACTCTGGCCCtcagtcccgaccgagagccGCGGCCCCACCGCCTCAGTCAGACTCTGACCTCTCTGCGCACACATCCTCATCTCTGATGAACCAGGTGCTGCAGATCAGGAAcagttcctcctcctcctcacccgTCCACTCCAAGTTAGTGTCACTTTCTCAGAATCTCCCATCCCTCACTTCTGCCTCAGGGCCTTTAGTCTACACTGCAGTCAGAAAAGGCGCTTTATCCCTTGGGGAGGGGGGGGTAAGCGCAGGAGCAGGGGTAGTACCTCACAGCTGGACTAGACAATACGGTACAGCGCAAATTCGCCCTTGGTCCTCTTCCTCACAATCCCAGGCTCAGCTTCAGCCCAGACCTCACTCCAACCCACAACCTCAGCCGCCTGCTCCGCAGAAAACTCGGGTCTCCTTGCCAGTTCACAACGCCGGCCCCTCCTCTGATCAGACACCTCGTATTCAGCAGGTTTTCACCTTGTCAGAAAAGGGCAACAGGGACCGCCTCAGACCCGGACCAACGTCAGCTCGTAAAAGCCAGGAGACCCACAGGCCAGCACCTCTGGACAACAGTCATAACTTCTCCATTGCCATGGAAACTGGAGATGAAGAAGATGAGTGGCAAAGGGAAGAGGAGTTGGCAAATATGGCCGctcaaacacacaaccacaGGGAGCAGACCTCAGCCAGCCCAATCGGGGCCGAAGCGTCTGTTGTGCGAGGAAACCACACACCTCCGATGACGAGCTCCAGACCCGCATTGCTTCAGGGCAGCTACTCCCTCACAGCACAGACCTCACTTACAGGGGAATCCAGCTCACAA ACTGCAGTTGGTGTGTCTGCTGCCCCCTGGGTTATTAGCAACTCCAGAAAGAGAACA ctGCAGGATCGGACCCAGTTCAGTGATGGGGATCTTATCCAGCTAAAGCGCTACTGGGACCGAGGCATGACCAGCCTGGGCTCAGTGTGCAGGGAGAAGATCAGCGCTGCAGCAAACCAACTCAATGTAGACACTGAAATAGTCAAG ACATGGATCAGTAACAGACGGAGGAAGTACCGTCTGATGGGTATTGAAATCCCTCCACCCAAAGGTGGGCCTGCTGTATTCACAACCTCTTCGCCAGGAAACCAATCGCCAGTGTCCCTCAGCCCTAACGAGGAACGTCTCAGAACCCCTGAAATCGGAGATGACATGAACGATGGCGGCTCTGTGTGCCTGTCTGAGG ATGGCACCATCGATTCACAACACAGGGATGGAGAGGATGGAAACGATCTGTCCAATGCTGCTCCAATGGCCAATAATGTG aagaTCGAAGTGATCGATGAGGACGAGGAAGCCGATGAGGACGAATTAGTGGCTTCGGACCTTGAGCAAATGCAGAACCTGCTGGAATTCAAG CATGAGGAAGTCCAGTTCTTGGAGAATGAGCTAgagaaccaaaaacaaaaataccagGAGCTTGCAAGCTTCACAAAAAGCCTGCTCAGTGCTGTGAGGAACAACGACCTGGAGAGGCAGCAG GAACTCATGGCCAGTCTACCTCAGCCTTCAGACCAGGAATGGGACATGACCGTGGACAGAGGAGCCCAGTCTCCTGCTGAGTCAGCAGATGAATCCTCCAACCACAGTAACCCCCAGGCAGCCGGCGCGAGCTGCAGAGACCCTCAGCTGGCCCAGGCAAACGAAGTCCCGCTGGTCACCATGATCAAAGATGATACTGATGTTACCGAGCCCTCTGCATCAGAGGAGCAAATGCAGGAAGCAGAACcagagtga